In the genome of Acidobacteriota bacterium, the window TCGCGTCGACGAAGGACGCCGATCTCGACAAGCCCGTGAAGTTCTTCGGCCGCGATTCGACCGTGCGCGGGCTCTACCTGACCGTCGCGAACCACGAGCACGAGCACCTCGGCCAGTCCATCGCCTACGCCCGAATGAACGGCATCGTCCCGCCGTGGTCGCAGCCGAAGGCCAAACCCGCCGAGAAGCCCGCCGAAAAGAAGTAGCGCGCACGGGTTGACGCTTTTCTCGCCGGTCCCGCTTCTCCCGGACGCCGTCCTCGCGTCGCGGGACCTCTACTTTGCGCTGCCCCTCGGCCTCGCGGGGCTTCTCGCGCTGCGCCTCGGCCTGCTCCGCGGCCCGGGGCGCGCCCTGCCCGAGCCCGCGCGCCCCGCGTGGCGCGGCGCCGCCGCCGGGATCGCCGTCGCGCTCGTGCTTCTCGCAGCCGCGCTCCTGCCGCCGCTCGCGGCCGGGGCGTTCCGGCCCGGGACCCCGGACTGGACGGCGTTCGCGCCGACGCCGCCGCCCGCGAACCCGGCTGCCGCTCCCGCATCGGTCGCCTTCTTCGCCGTCCAGTCCCTCGTCGAGGAGCTCCTTTTCCGCGGAGCGTTGATGACGCTTCTCGCGGCGCTCGTCCTCGGCGCCATGCGCCTCGCGCGCGGTGCGCTCCCGGGCCGCGGTGACGCCGCCGGCCTTCCCCGCTTCGGGCGGCGCTGGCTCGCCACGGGCCTCGCCGCGAACGCGGTGCAGGCCGCCGGCTTCGCCGTGCTGCACACCGGCAACCCGCACGTGACGCCGCTCGCGCTCGTGAACATCGGCCTCGCCGGCGCGATCCTCGGCTGGCTCTACTGGTCCGGCGGCGGCCTCGCCGGCGCGTGGGCCTTCCACGCGCTCTGGAACTTTTCGCTCTCGGCTCTCGGACTGCCCGTCAGTGGCCTGTCGCTCGCGACGCCGCTCGTCGCGACCGGCTTCGCCGGCGCGGGGCGTCCGCTGCTCTCCGGCGGCGCGTTCGGGCCCGAGGGGTCGCTCGTGCTCACGGCAGCGCTTGCCGCCGCCCTCGGGTTCCTGATCCGGCGCAGCGCGAAGCGCCTGCCGAACGGGTAGGATCGGCGGCATGAACGGCGATCGGAAACTCTTCACCTGCGCAAAGTGCGGCAAGAAGTTCTGGTACTGGGTGCTCGACGACGTCGCGCAGCCGAAGATCAAGTGCTACTACTGCGCGACCGAGGCGTACCCGAACGGCGAGCCGCCGAAACCGCCGGCTCCGGCCCCTGCGCCTCCCGCGCCGCCGGCTCCGGCTCCGCCCGCGGCGCCCGCGGCCTAGTTCGCCCGGTAGACGATCTCCCCGCCGACGACGGTCATCACGACCTTCGCCTTGAGGATCTCGCCGGCGGGCGTGCCCGGCGCGAAGATCTCGCGGTCGAGGACCGTGAAGTCCGCGTCGAAGCCGGGCTCGATCCGCCCGCGGCGCTTCTCGGCGAACTCCGCGTACGCGGCGTCGGACGTGAAGAGGCGCAGCGCCTCCGCGCGCCCGAGGCCTTCCTCCGGGTGCCAGCCGCCGGGCGGCTTGCCGTTTGTCTCCTGCCGCGTGACCGCGGCGAAGATCCCGAGCAGCGGGTCCTCCGACTCGACCGGGAAGTCGCTGCCGCCCGCGAGCTTCGTCCCCGCCTTCAGGAGCGTGCGCCACGCGTACGCGCCCTTCACGCGCTCCTTCCCGAGGCGGCCCTCGGCCCAGACCCAGTCGGAGGTCGCGTGCGTCGGCTCGACCGACGCGATCACCCCGAGCTTTCCGAAGCGCTCCGCGTCGCCGGGAGCGAGGATCTGCGCGTGCTCGATGCGCAGGCGCGCGTCGGCGCTCTTCACGGCCTCGAGGCCCTTCTCGTATGCGTCGAGCGTCGTGCGGTTCGCCCGGTCGCCGATCGCGTGCGTCCACACCTGGAAGCCGCCGCGGAGCGCCTTCTCGACGAGCTTCGCGACCGCCTCGGGCGGCGTGACGTCGAGGCCGCGGTTGCCCGGCGAATCGGAATAGTCGGCGAGGAGAGCCGCTCCACGCGAGCCGAGCGCGCCGTCGGCGTAGAGCTTGACGGCCCGCAGGGTGAACCGCCCCGCGGAGACGGGCCCGCGAGCGAGCGCGGCGTCGAGGGCCTCCGGGCCGACCGTCGCGTAGACGCGGACCGGCAGCTTGCCCTCCTTCGCGAGGCCCTCGAGGATCGCGAGGTCGGCGAGCGAGGAGCCCGAGGCTTCCCCGATGCCCGTGAGCCCGGCCTTCGCGCAGGCCTCGAGCCCGGCGACGAAGTCCTTGCGCGCCTCGTCGGGACCGGGCCGGGGAATCGCCTTCCAGACCAGGCTCATCGCGTTGTCGACGAGGACGCCCGCGGGCGACCCGTCCTTCAGGCGCTCGATGCGTCCGCCCGGCGGGTCCGGCGTCGCCTTCGTGATTCCAGCGGCCTTCAGCGCGGCGGCGTTCACCCAGAGCGCGTGCCCGTCCACGCGCGCGAGGACGACGGGCGTTTTCGGCGCGGCGGGCTCGAGGTCGGCCGCGGTCGGGAACGCGTTGTCCGTCCAGCGATTCTGGTCCCACGCGCGGCCGCGGATCCACGCCCCGGGGGCCGTCGAGGCCGAGAGCGCGCGGACGCGCAGGAGGATCTCCTCCTTGGCGAGGCCGCGGCAGTCGATCATCCGGTGAAGCGCGCCCAGCGAGCGCAGGTGGCCGTGCGCGTCCGTGAGGCCGGGGACGAGGACGGCGCCCGCGAGGTCGACGACGCCCGCCGCGGGCGCGGCGGCGCGGACGTCGGCCTCGTAACCGACGGAGACGACCTTTCCGTCCTTCACGAGGATCGCGAGCTTCCGCGGCGTCTCGTCCCACGCCGTGTAGACCGACGCTCCGCGGAAGACCGTCCCGGCGTCCGGAGCCGGCACGGGCAGCGGCGTGGGCGCGGGATCGGCGGCAAGGGCACGGCCCGAGAGCGCGAGCAGCACGGCAAGCGGGGCGATCCGGTTCATCGCGACACCACGACCTCTCCGCCCTTCATCACGAAGGACACGCGTTCGAGGACGGTCACGTCCTTCAGCGGATCGCCGTCCACCGCGACGAGGTCCGCGAATCGTCCGGGCGCGATCGCGCCGACCTTCTCCCAGCCGAGCAGCTCGGCCGCGTTCGTCGTGGCGGCCTGGATGGCCTGCATCGGCGTGAGGCCGCCCGCGACCATGTAACGGAACTGGCGCGCGTTCAGGCCGTGCGGGTAGACGCCCGCGTCCGTCCCAAAAGCCTGTTTCACGCCCGCCTTCACGGCCTTCGCGAAGTTCTCGCGCTGGAGGCGCCCGACCGACCGCTCCTTCTCGATGATCTTCTCGGGATAGCCCATCTTCGCAAACTCCGCGAGGATCCAGTCGTCGTTGTAGACGTCCGCGACGAGGAACGTCCCGCGCTCCTTCATCATGCGGATGCCCTCGTCGTCGATCAGGCTCCCGTGCTCGATCGACGCGACGCCCGCCGAGATGGCGCGCTTGATCGCCTCGGTTCCGTGCGCGTGCGCCGCGACCTTACGGCCCCACATGGCGGCCTCCTCGCAGATCGCCTTCATCTCCTCGAGGGAGTACTGCGGCGCGCCGACGGATTCTTCCTCGGAGAGGACTCCCGCCGAGGCGATCAACTTGATGACGTCCGCTCCGAACTTCACGTTCTGGCGGACGAGCTTGCGGACGGCGTCGACGCCGTCGGCGACGCCCGAGAAGCGCTCGAACTTCAGGTACGGCGAAAAGCCCGTGAGGTCCCCGTGTCCGCCCGTCGACCCGATGGAGAGGCCCGCGACCCTCAGGCGCGGCCCGGCAACCTGGCCCTTGTCGATCGCGTTCTTGAGC includes:
- a CDS encoding amidohydrolase family protein, with protein sequence MAALRAETPAPKPPAPKKIVLVRTGALVDVLAGRVLSGQNVLIEDGIVKQVGPGIAAPAGASVVDLTKKTVLPGLIDVHTHITSQPEDYYADRFRKSPIDVAVTAHVYAKRTLEAGFTTLRVVGSAEYVDVALKNAIDKGQVAGPRLRVAGLSIGSTGGHGDLTGFSPYLKFERFSGVADGVDAVRKLVRQNVKFGADVIKLIASAGVLSEEESVGAPQYSLEEMKAICEEAAMWGRKVAAHAHGTEAIKRAISAGVASIEHGSLIDDEGIRMMKERGTFLVADVYNDDWILAEFAKMGYPEKIIEKERSVGRLQRENFAKAVKAGVKQAFGTDAGVYPHGLNARQFRYMVAGGLTPMQAIQAATTNAAELLGWEKVGAIAPGRFADLVAVDGDPLKDVTVLERVSFVMKGGEVVVSR
- a CDS encoding CPBP family intramembrane metalloprotease encodes the protein MTLFSPVPLLPDAVLASRDLYFALPLGLAGLLALRLGLLRGPGRALPEPARPAWRGAAAGIAVALVLLAAALLPPLAAGAFRPGTPDWTAFAPTPPPANPAAAPASVAFFAVQSLVEELLFRGALMTLLAALVLGAMRLARGALPGRGDAAGLPRFGRRWLATGLAANAVQAAGFAVLHTGNPHVTPLALVNIGLAGAILGWLYWSGGGLAGAWAFHALWNFSLSALGLPVSGLSLATPLVATGFAGAGRPLLSGGAFGPEGSLVLTAALAAALGFLIRRSAKRLPNG
- a CDS encoding amidohydrolase, which encodes MNRIAPLAVLLALSGRALAADPAPTPLPVPAPDAGTVFRGASVYTAWDETPRKLAILVKDGKVVSVGYEADVRAAAPAAGVVDLAGAVLVPGLTDAHGHLRSLGALHRMIDCRGLAKEEILLRVRALSASTAPGAWIRGRAWDQNRWTDNAFPTAADLEPAAPKTPVVLARVDGHALWVNAAALKAAGITKATPDPPGGRIERLKDGSPAGVLVDNAMSLVWKAIPRPGPDEARKDFVAGLEACAKAGLTGIGEASGSSLADLAILEGLAKEGKLPVRVYATVGPEALDAALARGPVSAGRFTLRAVKLYADGALGSRGAALLADYSDSPGNRGLDVTPPEAVAKLVEKALRGGFQVWTHAIGDRANRTTLDAYEKGLEAVKSADARLRIEHAQILAPGDAERFGKLGVIASVEPTHATSDWVWAEGRLGKERVKGAYAWRTLLKAGTKLAGGSDFPVESEDPLLGIFAAVTRQETNGKPPGGWHPEEGLGRAEALRLFTSDAAYAEFAEKRRGRIEPGFDADFTVLDREIFAPGTPAGEILKAKVVMTVVGGEIVYRAN